AGTTCTGCGCCCGCAGGTCGAGCAGGTCGGCAAGTGGCGTCACGCCGCTGCCTACGCCAAGATCGTCGACGTCCTCCCGGACCTTGTGGATCAGCTGCTCGTTGCAGGACTCCGCGACGGAGCACCGGCCTATGCATTGCTCACGTCAGCGCTCCGGGCCGCGAACACGTTGGGGCACAAGACCGGCCACTACGATCTATCCCTGTTGGCAACCAACTACATGGTCAGCGCGGCATCCCAAGCAGACGACCCGCTGTTGCTGGCCACCACCCAGTACGTGAAATCGGCTGCTCTAGCCCGGGTCGGCGCGACCGAACAAGCTGTGCGCTTGACGGACCGCACGATCAGCGAGGTCGAACCGCTCGCGGATGACGAGACCGCCGCGGCGGTGCTGTGTGCGCTTCACATGCGCCGCGCAGGACTGGCATCTACCGCGTTCGATGCAGACACCACCGACACTCACTTCGCAGAAGCGCATATTCTCGGCGAACGGGTGGGCGACCGGCAGGTGCTGGGTACGGTGGTCGGTCCGACCAACGTGCGCCTGTTCGAACTGTCCTCCGCGGTCGACTTGGGTCGGGTACCCAAAGCGCTGGAGCTGGCGGATGAGACGGAACTGCCGACGGGCTACCCACGGGAACGGCAGGCACATTTCTGGCTGGACAGGGCGCGCGCACACCTGAGCGCGGGCGACCCTGATCGCGCGATCGAGGCTTTGGCGAACGCGAAGGAAGCGGCGCCGGAGTACTTCCAGAAGTCTCGTGCGGTCAAGACTGCCATTCGGACGACAGCAAGTCAGCAGCGACGCGCGAGCGGCAGTCTGCGTGCGTTGGCGCGTTACGCGGGGATCTCGGACTGATGGCGTTGCCGAATGAGCCCGGTGTATACCGGGATGTTCGGGGCGACGAGTGGGTGCTGCACGAGGATCGAAGTTGGCAGTGGACGGCCCGGCGGATGACTGACGGCCGGATGTGGCCGGTGGCCGATCATCCGGGAATGGACGCGGAGGCGCTCGCTGCGTTGGGTCGTGTGCCTGGCGCGGAGGTGCTACCACTCCAGCGCGTCAAGGTAGGCGAAATGAACGAGGTCTGGTTCCGCAACTGATGGTCACGTCAGAAGCGACGGCGCCGATGAGAGGCATTGCGAGGCGATGTCACGCCGTCACGGTAAGTCGAGGCGCAGATGCAGTGACATCGTCGCGAAAGGCTCGGTGGTCGCGTCCATTCGGTTAACTGTTGGCATCTCGCAAAACTCCAGCGATGATGATCGGGTGTGTGACGGCTCCCCGCTGGGAGCCGGGGCCTCAGCCACCGTCAGGTCACGCGTCCACCACGAAACAAACAGGGAAACAGTTGAATGCCATCATGAAGCTGGCCGTGACGGTCATCAGCGCACTGGTCGCTACCGCGCTCACCGTCGGATTCGCGTCCACGGCGTCGGCCGCACCAGTGGAACAGTCCGAGCAGGTCACCGCGTCATCGGGGGAAACGCCGCAGGTGTCGTACATCAAGGTGTGTCTGCCGCCCGGTGACACCATCGAACTGAGGACAGGGTTGGGAGCGGCGGTCGGGGCTGCCGTAGGTGCGCTCATCGGCCTGCCCGTCTTCTTTGTGGGCGCGATTCCCGGAGCGATCATCGTCGGACTGATCGGCGCCGCCATCGGAGCGTCGTCTTACGCAATCGATTCCGGTCGGCTCGAGCAGCAGGGATTCTGCTAGCTCCGCTCAGGGCGGTGGGTGCAAGGCGGCGTGCAGGGTCACCGCCCACTGCTCCACGATTCGTTTTCGGCGGGCCGAGTCGTCGGTGAGGACGTCGGCGAGTCCGAGCCCGCGGGCCATGTCGAGGGTCGCTTGGACCAGGTGGTGGGCGGCGGGGTCGGAGTCGTCGGCGCCGAGGGCCTTGACCGCGCGGCGGTGTGAGGCCCGCCCGAAGCGTGCCTCGAGCGGGACGATGCGTTCGCGCAGGGCCGGATCGGCGGCCGCGTGGGTCCAGACCTGGAGGGCCGCCTTGAACAAGGGGCTGGTGTAGGACTCGACCAGCCCCGCAACCACCGCCTGCGTGCGGGCGACGCCGCAGACCGGTTCCGGCAGCGTCGCCGCCTCCACGATGGCCTGCCCGCTGCGGGTGTCGAACATGTACTCCAGCGCGGCAGTGATCAGGTCCTCCCTGGTCGGGAAGTGATGCTGCGCCGCGCCGCGCGACACCCCCGCGCGTTCGGCGACGACGGCGACCGTCGCTGCCGCCCAGCCCATTTCGGCCAGGCAGTCGATGGTCGCGACGAGCAGGCGCTGCCGGGTGGCTCGGCTGCGGTCCTGCTTGGGTTCGTGCGGTGTCGCCATGGCGGTCATCCTGCCCAGACCGGTGGGCGACGCTGCAAGAAGGCGAGCATGCCCTCCTGCACCTCAGCGGTGCCGAAGAAGCCCGCCGAGCGTCCCGCGAGCTCATCGGCCGACGCGTCGAACTCGGCGAGGATGCTCGCGTTGACCAACCGCTTGGACTCGGCCAGCCCCTGCGGGGAGCCCTTGCGCAACTCCGCGCACAGCCGTGCCACCTCGGCCGCCGGGTCGTCGGCGGTGACCGTGACCAGGCCGATTTCCGCGGCAACGGCGGCGCCGAACTTCTCGCCGGTCAGGTAGTACCTGCTGGCCGCGCGCGGGCTGAGCCTGGGCAGCAGAGTCAGCGAGATCATGAACGGCGCCAACCCGATTCGCACCTCGGTGAGCGCGAAACTGCTGTCCGGCCCGGCCACCACGAGATCGCAGGCGGCGACGATGCCCATGCCGCCCGCACGGACATTGCCGTCGATCTGCGCGATCACCGGTTTCGGGATCTCCACGAGCCTGCGCAGCACCTCGATCATGACCCGGGTGCGCTCGTCGGCGGCCACTGCGGGATCGCCGTCGCTCGCCTCACTCAGA
The DNA window shown above is from Nocardia sp. NBC_01730 and carries:
- a CDS encoding helix-turn-helix domain-containing protein, producing the protein MKESDEVGTNIARIRNIRGMTQHQLAALANVGRDYLAHVERGKKAPTAVWVGVVAAALGVDACILYGAESEAEQIDRIAPTVRRVLAAVEFPPDIDAEPLEVLRPQVEQVGKWRHAAAYAKIVDVLPDLVDQLLVAGLRDGAPAYALLTSALRAANTLGHKTGHYDLSLLATNYMVSAASQADDPLLLATTQYVKSAALARVGATEQAVRLTDRTISEVEPLADDETAAAVLCALHMRRAGLASTAFDADTTDTHFAEAHILGERVGDRQVLGTVVGPTNVRLFELSSAVDLGRVPKALELADETELPTGYPRERQAHFWLDRARAHLSAGDPDRAIEALANAKEAAPEYFQKSRAVKTAIRTTASQQRRASGSLRALARYAGISD
- a CDS encoding TetR/AcrR family transcriptional regulator; amino-acid sequence: MATPHEPKQDRSRATRQRLLVATIDCLAEMGWAAATVAVVAERAGVSRGAAQHHFPTREDLITAALEYMFDTRSGQAIVEAATLPEPVCGVARTQAVVAGLVESYTSPLFKAALQVWTHAAADPALRERIVPLEARFGRASHRRAVKALGADDSDPAAHHLVQATLDMARGLGLADVLTDDSARRKRIVEQWAVTLHAALHPPP
- a CDS encoding enoyl-CoA hydratase family protein — its product is MTETDPFVRYAVANGVATLTLDSPHNRNALSSKLVAELLRGLDDASGDDNVRAIVLAHTGSTFCAGADLSEASDGDPAVAADERTRVMIEVLRRLVEIPKPVIAQIDGNVRAGGMGIVAACDLVVAGPDSSFALTEVRIGLAPFMISLTLLPRLSPRAASRYYLTGEKFGAAVAAEIGLVTVTADDPAAEVARLCAELRKGSPQGLAESKRLVNASILAEFDASADELAGRSAGFFGTAEVQEGMLAFLQRRPPVWAG